A single window of Desulfovibrio sp. G11 DNA harbors:
- a CDS encoding zinc ribbon domain-containing protein: protein MSNAVYFDQIKQLVELQKVDDAIYAVRQDMERAPNELNSLEQRFNASETQRNYIVDKLTHLQEQQKRLSLEIDDDAARIKKSKNKLMQVENTREYHAMMREMDGMEKVNRSREEEKMTLMEELQFQKDALAELDLTHSAVKAELEVKRDGLEEKLQKCTAALAELNAKRAQVSKHIPQPVFMRYEFIRERLEHPVIVAVREGICSGCHIAVPPQSFIELQRGQQILSCPNCQRLIFWCEHFTVAEAPQCAPKPLTD, encoded by the coding sequence ATGAGTAATGCCGTTTACTTTGATCAGATAAAGCAGCTTGTGGAGCTGCAAAAGGTTGATGACGCCATTTATGCGGTACGGCAGGACATGGAGCGTGCCCCCAATGAGCTGAACTCGCTTGAGCAGCGTTTCAATGCCAGCGAGACGCAGCGTAACTATATTGTGGACAAGCTGACCCATCTTCAGGAACAGCAAAAACGCCTTTCACTTGAAATCGATGATGATGCCGCCCGTATTAAAAAGAGCAAAAACAAGCTCATGCAGGTAGAAAATACACGTGAGTATCATGCAATGATGCGCGAAATGGACGGCATGGAAAAAGTGAACCGCTCCCGTGAAGAGGAAAAAATGACTCTCATGGAAGAGCTGCAGTTCCAAAAAGACGCTTTGGCCGAACTTGATCTTACGCACTCTGCCGTCAAGGCCGAACTTGAAGTCAAACGCGACGGTCTTGAAGAAAAACTGCAAAAATGTACTGCCGCCCTTGCGGAACTCAATGCAAAACGGGCCCAGGTCAGCAAGCACATCCCCCAGCCTGTGTTCATGCGCTATGAGTTTATTCGCGAACGGCTGGAGCACCCGGTTATCGTGGCTGTCAGGGAAGGCATCTGCTCGGGCTGCCACATTGCCGTTCCGCCGCAGTCTTTTATCGAACTGCAGCGCGGCCAGCAGATTTTAAGTTGCCCCAACTGCCAGCGCCTCATATTCTGGTGCGAACATTTCACCGTTGCTGAGGCGCCTCAGTGTGCGCCCAAGCCGCTGACTGATTAA
- the ispD gene encoding 2-C-methyl-D-erythritol 4-phosphate cytidylyltransferase → MPETSVPPRGQPVKPWAILLAAGQGHRLAAATGGLAKQFLHWQGMPLYWHAAKAMSRSAAVAGIVFVFPPADYDAHAENLRALYAAGDLGLPCLTAVGGALRQDSVRHGLAALPADVSHVLIHDAARPFVSPALIRKICASLESGVPGAIPALPVTDTIKTVSHDLVTGTLPRHTLRAVQTPQGFRLELLLQAHSHAEKQKLNVTDDASLLEELGCEVHVVEGEAANVKITNPEDMDLLRPPHALPRPCTGMGYDVHRYAPGGRPMRLGGVLIPAGPEVAAHSDGDVLLHALTDAILGCAGLGDIGQHFSDKDPRFDNISSALLLDEALDMVRKKGVQLCHADLTLIAQTPRLAPHREEIRKNIARLLALPADCVNLKASTEEGLGFTGRAEGIKAYAVVTAWAGARAAFAPPSFLQRDI, encoded by the coding sequence ATGCCAGAAACTTCCGTGCCCCCCAGAGGGCAGCCCGTAAAGCCATGGGCCATACTGCTGGCCGCCGGACAGGGCCATCGCCTTGCCGCCGCCACGGGCGGGCTTGCCAAGCAGTTTCTGCACTGGCAGGGAATGCCCCTGTATTGGCACGCCGCCAAAGCCATGAGCCGCAGCGCGGCGGTGGCGGGCATTGTTTTTGTTTTTCCCCCTGCCGATTATGACGCACATGCAGAAAATCTGCGCGCTCTTTATGCTGCTGGTGATTTGGGGTTGCCCTGCCTTACAGCAGTCGGCGGAGCACTGCGCCAGGACTCCGTACGTCACGGGCTGGCCGCTTTGCCCGCAGATGTGAGCCATGTGCTTATTCATGATGCGGCCCGGCCTTTTGTCAGCCCGGCGTTGATACGCAAGATATGTGCGTCCCTTGAATCCGGTGTACCGGGAGCAATCCCGGCCCTGCCGGTAACAGATACCATAAAGACCGTGTCACATGACCTGGTTACAGGCACCTTGCCTCGCCATACGCTCAGGGCAGTCCAGACGCCTCAGGGCTTCCGTCTTGAACTTCTGCTTCAGGCCCATTCCCATGCGGAAAAACAGAAACTGAACGTCACTGACGATGCTTCCCTGCTGGAAGAACTGGGGTGTGAGGTCCACGTGGTTGAAGGAGAAGCCGCCAACGTGAAAATTACCAACCCAGAGGATATGGATCTTTTGCGCCCCCCCCATGCCCTGCCCCGCCCTTGCACGGGCATGGGCTACGATGTACATCGCTACGCTCCGGGCGGCCGCCCCATGCGGCTTGGCGGCGTGCTCATTCCCGCCGGGCCTGAGGTGGCCGCACATTCCGATGGCGATGTGTTGCTGCATGCTCTGACCGATGCAATACTCGGCTGTGCCGGTCTCGGCGATATAGGTCAGCACTTTTCTGATAAAGATCCTCGCTTTGATAATATTTCTTCAGCGCTCCTGCTGGACGAAGCTTTGGATATGGTACGCAAAAAAGGTGTGCAGTTGTGTCACGCCGACCTTACCCTAATTGCCCAGACGCCCCGTCTCGCGCCACACCGCGAAGAAATCAGAAAAAACATAGCCCGCCTGCTGGCTTTGCCCGCCGACTGCGTCAACCTTAAAGCCAGCACAGAGGAAGGGCTTGGATTCACAGGCCGCGCCGAAGGCATCAAGGCATACGCCGTTGTCACAGCGTGGGCAGGCGCCCGCGCCGCCTTTGCGCCGCCGTCTTTTTTGCAACGCGACATCTGA